The Dasypus novemcinctus isolate mDasNov1 chromosome 12, mDasNov1.1.hap2, whole genome shotgun sequence genome includes a window with the following:
- the LOC101421855 gene encoding nuclear pore-associated protein 1-like: MGNFLSRLESQPCSRCSGPGSHPPVYPLHSSPGARPDGPAAPAPLPGPAHRLSSPDAVKLHSGIYIAPKRRYPIRNPHCSSLGVLPLAFGRESLKPVLSSHNSKMFGYSSGVVRIPRPGRKLSLLGLAPEQVIPRRLAPSRHLPPLHLKESGPRAPEEGREERAEEKEEEDRRDTRGQDRQRRDPHTRGSVRAPSRPLEPEEVVTSRSPFQGGPGPLNKHLHCRDGQGERQCQEVQASVSSFVSGWAILGSDRPEGGLLPPGRGGPGAAGLPGASSCSVPSERPPQSVLEGSHGRSSPGSQPGEETQEEHRLAGPSRSGPLLTPASVRPCKQKRPRPLPLPVLLPLSWGGGEWPPPLKLPRRAAAGDPCWEEKAEQKQGHDIAEEGGREVSVESSVPEPASSPSLPLGETTDALRQAPVTGPIPATTATVATALPDLPARPPILSAPVPSASRLPTAATAPHPLEAATPSHSLRAATSIYDLPTPANAVALSFQHTTPAKPSPTPMCIDPPPLFSPTPPTFPSTSIPVLTRQPLAVPLVAPTIPASTFAHGTSQPASVPSESDMDTTPPSHAVIFLHPPSPVVPSLHFQRAHCNMKQTPLADAPDSTNLPVPMDNAPTPVFILPLGPAATPQPTFGGPGGQQPGATFPTAPVSAGLPISPVAADTPTGSPSAYSATRLTSDPEDMDTTPPPQAVGSLQAAPVSAGLPISPVAADTPAGSPSARSATRLTSDPEDMDTTPPPQAVGSLQAAPVSRKNVFPFYAACPGTDNIPCSGSIASNQVSTGLPPPLVHGPPPTYNLPFYPGTTPQPTYGVPNGQQPGANSFNPSFQLGKSPSPAQAAGFSSPTAQPPGGGVPPPAFVGLTSPGSRFGIPVSTLMGSSSCAVSASAPGPSSSSGALTFGAGPSGRSSTTSAPLGPTGQSILPAGGTSVMPVVQDTSASTSMQGTQSPPEKKTGGTIGGDNTIQSRGAF; the protein is encoded by the coding sequence ATGGGCAATTTCCTAAGCCGACTTGAGTCGCAGCCCTGCAGCCGCTGCTCAGGGCCCGGCAGTCACCCGCCTGTTTATCCCCTCCACAGTTCTCCTGGGGCTCGTCCGGATGGCCCCGCTGCCCCAGCacccctccctggccctgcccacaGGTTGTCCAGCCCGGATGCTGTGAAGTTACATTCTGGGATTTACATTGCCCCTAAGAGGAGATATCCCATCCGGAACCCTCACTGCTCCTCTCTGGGGGTCCTGCCGTTGGCATTCGGGAGGGAGAGTCTGAAGCCAGTGCTGTCATCGCACAACTCCAAGATGTTTGGCTACTCTTCTGGGGTGGTGAGGATCCCTCGTCCAGGGCGCAAACTGTCCCTTCTGGGTTTGGCCCCTGAGCAGGTCATCCCTAGGAGGCTGGCgccatccagacacctcccaccccttCACCTGAAGGAAAGTGGACCGAGGGCCCCAGAAGAGGGCAGAGAAGAGCGagcagaggaaaaggaggaggaggatcgCAGAGACACcagagggcaggacaggcagAGGAGAGACCCCCACACCAGAGGGAGCGTCCGAGCCCCATCCAGGCCCCTGGAGCCCGAGGAGGTGGTCACTTCCAGGTCGCCCTTCCAGGGCGGTCCTGGACCTCTGAACAAGCATCTCCATTGTAGGGACGGACAAGGAGAGAGGCAGTGTCAGGAGGTCCAGGCGTCTGTGAGCTCCTTTGTCAGCGGCTGGGCCATCTTGGGCTCAGACAGGCCTGAGGGAGGCCTCCTGCCTCCTGGAAGGGGCGGTCCAGGGGCAGCAGGGCTCCCTGGTGCATCCTCCTGTTCAGTGCCATCAGAGAGACCACCACAGTCAGTGCTGGAGGGGAGCCACGGCCGCAGCTCTCCAGGCTCACAGCCAGGGGAGGAGACACAGGAAGAGCACCGTCTAGCTGGGCCGTCAAGGAGCGGTCCTCTCCTCACACCAGCCAGCGTCAGGCCCTGTAAACAGAAAAGACCGAGGCCACTGCCATTGCCAGTGCTACTGCCACTGTCGTGGGGTGGAGGTGAGTGGCCCCCACCCCTGAAGCTTCCTCGGAGAGCCGCAGCTGGAGACCCATGCTGGGAAGAGAAGGCTGAGCAAAAACAGGGCCATGACATCGCGGAGGAAGGTGGAAGAGAGGTGTCTGTAGAGAGCAGTGTCCCCGAGCCTGCCAGTTCTCCCTCCCTGCCTTTGGGGGAGACTACAGACGCCTTGCGCCAAGCCCCAGTCACTGGGCCAATCCCGGCTACCACCGCcacagtggccactgccttgcCTGACCTGCCTGCCAGGCCACCAATCCTCTCTGCCCCTGTACCTTCGGCTTCTCGTCTGCCCACGGCGGCCACAGCACCTCATCCTCTCGAGGCTGCCACACCTTCACATTCGCTCAGGGCTGCCACATCTATTTATGACCTCCCCACTCCTGCTAACGCCGTAGCCCTCTCCTTCCAGCACACCACTCCTGCAAAGCCATCACCCACACCCATGTGCATAGATCCTCCTCCTCTGTTCTCACCAACCCCTCCCACCTTCCCTTCCACCAGTATCCCTGTCCTCACCAGGCAGCCCCTAGCGGTTCCCCTGGTTGCACCCACCATCCCAGCCAGCACATTTGCACATGGGACCTCCCAGCCTGCCTCGGTCCCCAGTGAAAGTGACATGGACACCACTCCCCCTTCCCACGCTGTTATTTTCTTGCATCCTCCCAGCCCTGTTGTGCCTTCCCTCCATTTCCAACGTGCTCACTGTAATATGAAACAAACACCTCTTGCAGATGCCCCAGATTCCACCAACCTGCCTGTACCAATGGACAATGCACCCACCCCAGTTTTCATCCTCCCCTTGGGTCCAGCAGCCACCCCTCAGCCCACATTTGGGGGCCCTGGTGGGCAGCAGCCGGGAGCCACTTTTCCCACTGCTCCTGTCTCCGCTGGCCTGCCCATCTCTCCTGTGGCCGCTGACACCCCAACAGGCAGCCCCTCTGCATACTCAGCAACCAGGCTTACCTCTGATCCTGAGGATATGGACACCACGCCTCCTCCCCAGGCTGTGGGCTCTCTCCAGGCTGCTCCTGTCTCCGCTGGCCTGCCCATCTCTCCTGTGGCCGCCGACACCCCAGCAGGCAGCCCCTCTGCACGCTCAGCAACCAGGCTTACCTCTGATCCTGAGGATATGGACACCACGCCTCCTCCCCAGGCTGTGGGCTCTCTCCAGGCTGCTCCTGTCTCCAGGAAGAACGTCTTCCCCTTTTATGCGGCATGTCCTGGTACTGACAACATACCATGCAGTGGCAGCATTGCCTCAAACCAAGTCTCCACTGGCTTGCCTCCACCGTTGGTCCATGGCCCACCTCCAACGTACAATCTTCCCTTTTACCCAGGAACCACACCTCAGCCCACATATGGGGTCCCTAACGGGCAGCAGCCGGGAGCCAACAGCTTTAACCCCTCCTTCCAGTTGGGAAAGTCGCCCTCCCCAGCACAAGCTGCAGGCTTCAGTTCTCCCACAGCCCAGCCACCCGGGGGTGGTGTTCCACCACCAGCATTTGTGGGCTTGACATCGCCAGGTTCCAGATTTGGCATCCCAGTCAGCACCCTGATGGGAAGTAGTAGCTGTGCGGTCAGCGCGTCTGCCCCGGGACCCAGTTCCTCTTCCGGAGCTCTCACCTTTGGAGCAGGACCAAGTGGGAGATCCAGCACCACTTCTGCTCCACTGGGCCCAACTGGCCAGAGCATACTTCCTGCAGGAGGAACCAGTGTCATGCCTGTAGTTCAAGACACCTCTGCTTCCACCTCCATGCAGGGCACTCAGAGTCCACCGGAGAAGAAAACAGGTGGGACAATAGGAGGGGACAACACTATCCAGAGCCGGG